One window of Strigops habroptila isolate Jane chromosome Z, bStrHab1.2.pri, whole genome shotgun sequence genomic DNA carries:
- the RGP1 gene encoding RAB6A-GEF complex partner protein 2 isoform X2, producing MCFCLLVSGCVTQPVSSCGISFAFQRQRTVGHCRLRVESCLRLSYGSAGDGLWRHLKSQSKGSGEAVPVVERAPLKLWGDSYCETLPIDGPPSFRGQSVKYVYKLTIGCQRVNSPIKLLRVPFRVLVLHGLKDYQFPQDEAVAPSNPFLEAEEGLKKDSRLADLATELLMVATSRRSLHLYNISNTRGKVGTFCIFKTVYKIGEDVIGTFNFSEGDIPCLQFSVSLQTEESIQEEFQRRRGQPVSFSTHARHQEACLHTAQSSFSLPIPLSSTPGFTTNIVSLKWRLHFEFVTSSESAGNCLVRGSQSEAITWSGVEQMEVDTFSWDLPIKVLPTNPILASYVSQFSSTNSITI from the exons ATGTGCTTTTGTCTCTTGGTCAGTGGCTGCGTGACCCAGCCTGTCAGCTCGTGTGGGATCTCCTTTGCATTCCAGCGGCAGCGTACGGTTGGGCACTGCAGGCTGCGTGTGGAGAGCTGCCTCAGGTTGTCCTACGGATCTGCTGGGGATGGTTTATGGAGACATCTCAAGTCACAGAGCAAAGGGAGTGGAGAGGCAGTGCCTGTGGTGGAGAGGGCTCCACTGAAGCTCTGGGGAG ATTCCTACTGTGAGACGCTGCCCATAGACGGGCCTCCCTCTTTCCGGGGACAGTCAGTGAAGTATGTGTACAAGCTGACCATCGGCTGCCAGCGTGTCAACTCTCCCATCAAGCTCCTGCGGGTACCCTTCCGTGTCCTCGTGCTGCACG ggctcaAGGATTATCAGTTCCCACAGGATGAGGCTGTTGCACCCTCAAATCCCTTCCTGGAGGCGGAGGAGGGCTTGAAGAAAGACTCTCGCTTGGCAGACCTGGCAACAGAGCTGCTTATGGTGGCCACCTCCCGACGCAGCCTGC ACCTGTACAACATCAGCAACACTCGTGGCAAGGTGGGGACGTTCTGCATCTTTAAGACCGTGTATAAGATCGGCGAAGATGTCATTGGGACCTTCAACTTCTCAGAAGGAGACATCCCGTGTCTGCAG TTCTCAGTGAGCCTGCAGACAGAGGAGAGCATCCAGGAGGAGTTCCAGCGCCGGCGCGGGCAGCCCGTGTCCTTCAGCACGCACGCCCGCCATCAGGAGGCCTGCCTGCACACAGCCCAGAGCAGCTTCAGCCTGCCCATCCCGCTCAGCTCTACCCCGGGATTCACCACCAACATCG TGTCCCTGAAGTGGAGGCTGCACTTTGAGTTTGTGACCTCCAGCGAGTCAGCAGGGAACTGCTTGGTTCGTGGGAGCCAGTCGGAGGCCATCACCTGGAGTGGGGTGGAGCAGATGGAAGTGGACACTTTCAGCTGGGATTTGCCTATCAAAGTCCTTCCCACCAACCCCATCCTGGCGTCCTATGTATCTCAGTTCTCCAGCACCAACTCCATCACCATCTGA
- the RGP1 gene encoding RAB6A-GEF complex partner protein 2 isoform X1: MIEVLAKLGRGPVFLAGEVLECVITFTNPLSASSTSASSEMLAWASAQIHCQFHASENRVALPPSDGSKHDVQAENETVFVPNRGERGQCILSTPPKILFCDLRLDPGESKSYSYCETLPIDGPPSFRGQSVKYVYKLTIGCQRVNSPIKLLRVPFRVLVLHGLKDYQFPQDEAVAPSNPFLEAEEGLKKDSRLADLATELLMVATSRRSLHLYNISNTRGKVGTFCIFKTVYKIGEDVIGTFNFSEGDIPCLQFSVSLQTEESIQEEFQRRRGQPVSFSTHARHQEACLHTAQSSFSLPIPLSSTPGFTTNIVSLKWRLHFEFVTSSESAGNCLVRGSQSEAITWSGVEQMEVDTFSWDLPIKVLPTNPILASYVSQFSSTNSITI, from the exons ATGATTGAAGTGTTGGCCAAGCTGGGCCGTGGGCCTGTGTTCCTGGCAGgggaggtgctggagtgtgtgATCACTTTCACCAACCCGTTATCAGCCTCATCTACGTCTGCCAGCAG TGAGATGCTGGCATGGGCCAGTGCCCAGATCCACTGCCAGTTTCACGCCAGTGAGAACCGGGTAGCGCTCCCTCCCTCTGATGGCAGCAAGCACGACGTGCAGGCAGAGAATGAGACAGTCTTTGTCCCCAACAGAG gAGAGCGGGGTCAGTGTATCCTGTCCACACCACCGAAGATTCTCTTCTGTGACTTGCGACTGGACCCCGGGGAGTCAAAGTCCT ATTCCTACTGTGAGACGCTGCCCATAGACGGGCCTCCCTCTTTCCGGGGACAGTCAGTGAAGTATGTGTACAAGCTGACCATCGGCTGCCAGCGTGTCAACTCTCCCATCAAGCTCCTGCGGGTACCCTTCCGTGTCCTCGTGCTGCACG ggctcaAGGATTATCAGTTCCCACAGGATGAGGCTGTTGCACCCTCAAATCCCTTCCTGGAGGCGGAGGAGGGCTTGAAGAAAGACTCTCGCTTGGCAGACCTGGCAACAGAGCTGCTTATGGTGGCCACCTCCCGACGCAGCCTGC ACCTGTACAACATCAGCAACACTCGTGGCAAGGTGGGGACGTTCTGCATCTTTAAGACCGTGTATAAGATCGGCGAAGATGTCATTGGGACCTTCAACTTCTCAGAAGGAGACATCCCGTGTCTGCAG TTCTCAGTGAGCCTGCAGACAGAGGAGAGCATCCAGGAGGAGTTCCAGCGCCGGCGCGGGCAGCCCGTGTCCTTCAGCACGCACGCCCGCCATCAGGAGGCCTGCCTGCACACAGCCCAGAGCAGCTTCAGCCTGCCCATCCCGCTCAGCTCTACCCCGGGATTCACCACCAACATCG TGTCCCTGAAGTGGAGGCTGCACTTTGAGTTTGTGACCTCCAGCGAGTCAGCAGGGAACTGCTTGGTTCGTGGGAGCCAGTCGGAGGCCATCACCTGGAGTGGGGTGGAGCAGATGGAAGTGGACACTTTCAGCTGGGATTTGCCTATCAAAGTCCTTCCCACCAACCCCATCCTGGCGTCCTATGTATCTCAGTTCTCCAGCACCAACTCCATCACCATCTGA
- the MSMP gene encoding prostate-associated microseminoprotein: MAMRAQKMGCAWLCLLLSLLLQLPGSQAKCYFQAKAPCEYEGKQFSLGESWLSTNCLLCTCLHPIGVGCCETTQHPIDFPDWCEAHYDSQTCQISVVQKANPSLPCVKSLEHEWGSSGTPEPLINKVLGARLSR, from the exons ATGGCCATGCGAGCACAGAAGATGGGGTGTGCTTGGCTttgcctgctgctctccctcctcctccagctgccgGGCTCCCAGGCCAAATGCTACTTCCAAGCTAAAG CTCCCTGCGAGTACGAGGGGAAGCAGTTCTCCCTCGGGGAGTCGTGGCTGAGCACCAACTGCCTGCTCTGTACCTGCCTGCACCCCATCGGCGTGGGCTGCTGCGAGAC CACTCAGCACCCCATTGACTTCCCTGACTGGTGTGAAGCCCACTACGACTCGCAGACATGCCAGATCTCGGTGGTGCAGAAGGCCAACCCCAGCCTGCCCTGCGTGAAGAGCCTGGAGCACGAGTGGGGCTCATCCGGCACCCCTGAGCCTCTCATCAACAAGGTGCTGGGTGCAAGGCTGAGCAGATAG